In the Primulina eburnea isolate SZY01 chromosome 15, ASM2296580v1, whole genome shotgun sequence genome, CTaatctttttaatattttatattatattattattaaaaaggaAAAGGATGAGTTGAATTGTGTATTGTCCAAATTGTCCTTAAATTGGTGTTTAATTTATGTTTGATTTATTGTTTGTGTTAAATTTGTGTTCAAGTGTCTAATTTTTTGAGATTATTTTTTAGATTATCATTAGTTTTAATTTTGATTTATTAtgtccattttttttttatatttttgttaattttaaTGTATTGTGTTCATGcccattttttaaatttttattaattttaatttattgtgtttattttatgtttaatgtattgttttaatattatttttaaaattgtgatttatttaaGACTTCCAGTTGTGATTTTATAAAATTACCCACCAAGTCtgtacaaataaaaataatcattaatGTGGATGTGTAAGTAcatgcaaatatatatatatatttgagtcGAAATGTGTAGAATTTATTGTGATTTATTTCTCAGTTATAAATTGTACAAACTGTTTTTTTTATTgtcattaatattttattatttcacttACAATAAAAGTATGTCTTTTCATTTTTCAATGTCTATTTTATTTTGTGCTCCAATATTTCTCTTTTATCGTCATGCTCTTCTACATTTTGTCAAGTTATCAATCAGAACTCGTAAACTATCtatgttttattatttaaatgtgAAGTTCGTATACTCATGTTATTATGTTATATGAGTTATCATTTTTGTGAGTGCTAGTTTTGTAGTTATCTTATATGATCTGATTTCTTCGAATTATGTTATATCTTgttcatttttaaatgtttataggcTTTTcggttttttctttttaaaaaattttaaatttccgtattgaaatttaaatatcaaaattcAAGGGATAATAATCTTTCTATGAAATGAAACttgaaatataataaattttatgctCATGAATTATTCTGCCACAAAGATATATAAACAAGTTCAACATGAGATAAAATCCTCCCTATGTGGTTCATTGGctcaaaaaaatttcatattGATTGCATATGGGTAGGTAAATAATACAATAAAGCCACGTTATTTTTTTCTCTGAAAGAGAgggaatatatatttttttataacatGAAAAAAGATGTAAATTACTGttccaaaaaaagaaaaagatagGAACTTTGACTTTTGGACTGGTTGTTGGGGTTGAATCGATAAAACTTGAGAAGTAGTCTAAATTCTTACAATAAATAGTCCCAGTTATATTTTTACTTCGAAGAAGACAGAAGTTCGGGATTCACGTTGGATACGAGGCTCTCCACACCATCTTCCACCAGGATATAATATATCAGCAAGTAGAAGAGTGGTGGTGCAGGAGTAGAGCTAGTTCAGTAGCTTGTGTAGGTGAAGATGTCATCGAGCTATGGCGCAGAGGCGGGGACTCCGCTGCTGGTGAGGAAAAAGGAGGGGGGATGGCTCAGCAAGGTTATTGATGTGGAAGAGGCTAAAGATCAGATGCTTTTCGCATTGCCAATGATACTGACCAATGTTTCGTATTACTTCATTCCATTGGTGTCTGTTATGTTCGCCGGCCACCTCGGAGAACTCGAGCTCGCTGGGTCCAATCTGGCCAATTCTTGGGCTGCTGTCACTGGTTACGCTCTCATGGTACGTACCTTGTTTCTCTGTTTCTTCTTATTTCCTGCTATTACTCAATGCATTTGTTGATAGATTTGTATGATCGTGGTTGAATTTAATTTTTGGCATATTGAAGCATGTAACTGTTGTTAGAGCATGTGATTTTGATCCGAGAAGTGATTTTTAACCGAATCACTTTCTTTAATTTGGAACTTGCGTGCTTCTTCTTGTTGTGGTGTATGCTCTCTTAGAGCATTTTCAGCAAGGGACCGTGATCTTCTTATTGTAATTAGTGCTGTAAGATGTAATTAAGAGGTTTTGTTTTGGAGACGGTTAATGCGATCTGTTGATTTATCTTGACATTTATTTATCTGTCTCTGTCTATTCTGGTCCTTGTTCTATGATGTAAGGAAATTTAATATTGGCTACAAGAAATGGGATTGTCATGAAAATTGTCTTTTTTAATTCACTCTTAATCTTGGTTGCAAATTCTACCGATTCATGCGATATCGGTGATGCAAAAAAGCGATATTTGATGATACAGTGATGATTTGCATGAAAGGGTTTTCGAAAAACAGGGATGCCGAGTTTTATAGACAACTTTACTGCTTTAATTGGCTGTCTGTCTTTCTCTCTAGAAAATTGATTTTAGAATTAGTAGTATCCGTAGTTACCTAAAAAAGGTAACATTTTTAACTTTGTTTTATCTTTTATGAAACATCTGGGAAATACTCAAAACGTATATAACATGAAGAAAAGGATGGACCTAAATCTACTATCAGATGAAGTGTTGCTTCAATTCTTCTCATTGATTGATCATGAACTTTTTGCTTCTCGCTCTAGGTTGGCTTGAGTGGTGCACTTGAGACATTATGTGGTCAAGGATATGGTGCAAAACTATATGGGATGCTAGGGATATATCTACAAGCGTCATGCATTATAACCATCGTCTTCACGATTGCAGTATCCATTCTGTGGTGGTTTTCCGATAGCGTATTGATTTTCTTGCATCAAGATGCTCAAATAGCAGATCAAGCTGGTCTCTATCTGAAGTATCTCATTCCCGGGCTCTTTGCTTATGGTTTTTTgcaaaatcttttgagatttcTTCAGACACAATGCGTGGTAATGCCGCTCGTCGTGTGTTCGTTGGTCCCTTTAGCCCTCCATTTGGGAATCGTCTACGTTTTGGTTCACTGGACCACACTGGGATATAGGGGAGCTCCAGTAGCAGCTTCAATTTCGTTGTGGATTTCAGTACTTATGTTAAGTTTATATGTGCTCAAAGCGAAGAAATTTGAGAATACATGGGAAGGTTTTACCCGCGAGTCTTTTAGTCATGTCTTTACGAATTTTAAGATTGCTCTGCCTTCTGCAGCCATGGTTTGGTTAGTAATTCTTATAAAttcatgtttttatatgatcCGTGTTCAATCGGATTGAAAATTGGATGgaacaattaattttttttattcatctGTTTGAATCAGTCTGGAGTATTGGGCATTTGAGATTCTAGTTTTGCTGGCGGGATTGATGCCAAACTCTGAAGTTACTACTTCTCTGATTGCAATGTGGTGAGTTTTCTGCTTATATATTTCTCTGAAACTCTGTCTGGATCAAAAGATTTTGCCATGAAATTTGAAAAGATAATCATTTAAAGCACGTTTCTTGTCTATTGTCTAAGTATCAGCCCCTGTAATATTTATGCAGTGTAAATACAGAAGCCATCTTGTTTATGGTTGCTTATGGCCTCAGTGCTGCAGCTAGGTAATCACTCTGAAAATCGACAAATCTTTCAACTACCTCCATCTCCTCCTTCCGATTAAATCTAATAAATCTTGCCATTTGTCCTTGCAGCACGAGGGTATCTAACGAGTTAGGAGCAGAAAATCCAGCTCGAGCTAGACATGCCATGGTTGTCACCCTTAAACTAACTGTTCTTGTTGTAGTTTGTGTTGTATTAGCCCTATTTTTTGGCCATAATATGTGGGCTAGCTCCTTTAGCGACAGCCATGTGATTATCGATGCATTTGCCTCGATGACACCCCTACTGATTGCATCTGTTACATGCGATTTTATTCAAGGAATCTTATCAGGTTGGTTTGCTCCCCAAAAGTGTGCATGTTTCTTGAAgattatctgaataattttttatgttaaattcttaaattGCACTAAATTTACAGGAGTAGCAAGGGGATGTGGTTGGCAGCATTTGGCAGTGTTTATTAACTTGGGAACGTTCTATTGCATTGGCATGCCTGTTGCTGGTCTACTCGGTTTCAAGTTTAAACTATATGCTAAGGTAAACTTACCTATATATATTCGTATTAATTTTTACTAGCATCATATTTCTTCTGCATGTATCGAACACGTACTAAAAtcccatttttttaaattagatGCTCAACTTATGAAGATGGTCTTTTTATACACTAAAATTACTTTGTCGACTGCTTTTCTTTTTTTGGTTTGGAAATAGGGACTATGGATCGGGTTAGTTTGTGGTCTATCAGTCCAGATGATAGGTCTTCTTCTGCTTTCGAAGTTCTCAAAGTGGACAAGAGTGGAGCTGTCCCATGCATGATTTATCCTCCGACATTGAAGCCAGGCCTGTTCAAGTTTTGTCCCGTTAGATGAACCCGAAAAATTCCCCAATGAGATCTATTTTCGATTAATTTATTTCTCTAATGACTTTTTGAACAAAATCCCAATTAAGTGATTTTCATTTTGAGTTCAATATAATGCTATAAAACGATTAAATATCAGTATCTTCATCCGAAGAAATAATTATACAATCAATGAAGGAATGAATGCGCAGAAATCTTGCGAGGTGCCTTGGTGATTTTGTAATATAATCATACAAAGATTTAAGATTATCTTGATTGTCTTAAATTTTGTCGTAAGCCTCGAGGCACTATCAGTAGTTGTTTCGTGATCAAGGTACGAGATTGATAATATCTTAGTGATCAAGGTACCGACCAAGTATATTTTTGGTGTCAACAGACCAGAAACCATCAACTACATGATTCCTCATGGTCTCCGTGGCAATCAGACAAGGATTCGAGTAATTTTTCAATTCATCGATCTTCTCCTTCAGATTCAAGCTAGTAGTTCTTCCCATCTATCCTGCGGCACAAGGCTATGCCAAGGATTTAGGGGGGAGAGTTTGGATCGTGCCGAATGCAGGATGTTTGGTCATAATATGTGAGCTAACTTTTTAAGCTACAAGACTATCCTTTGCCTCGATGACAGACATTCCTAGCAAGAATTTGTGATTTCATTCAAGAAATCCTATCAGGTCGATTTGATCGCCATGAAGTTTTTACATGTGTTTGGAAATGATTTGATATTTATTGAAAAGATGCAGTGGATTGGCAAGATGATGTTAGTGTTCGACATTTGGCTGGGATGGACTTGGGAACATTCTACTTAATTGTTCGGCATTTGGCGAACCTGTTTTTGAAGAATAAAAGCAAGGAATTGATGGGGAGAAATCATTTGCTTCCAATTCGTAGCTGCTTAGAGAATGATCAAAGAGAGGAACGCAAAGTTTCTCGTTTTATGCgtaatgaaaaaaaaatgttgGAACACAAAGT is a window encoding:
- the LOC140814651 gene encoding protein DETOXIFICATION 18-like, translating into MSSSYGAEAGTPLLVRKKEGGWLSKVIDVEEAKDQMLFALPMILTNVSYYFIPLVSVMFAGHLGELELAGSNLANSWAAVTGYALMVGLSGALETLCGQGYGAKLYGMLGIYLQASCIITIVFTIAVSILWWFSDSVLIFLHQDAQIADQAGLYLKYLIPGLFAYGFLQNLLRFLQTQCVVMPLVVCSLVPLALHLGIVYVLVHWTTLGYRGAPVAASISLWISVLMLSLYVLKAKKFENTWEGFTRESFSHVFTNFKIALPSAAMVCLEYWAFEILVLLAGLMPNSEVTTSLIAMCVNTEAILFMVAYGLSAAASTRVSNELGAENPARARHAMVVTLKLTVLVVVCVVLALFFGHNMWASSFSDSHVIIDAFASMTPLLIASVTCDFIQGILSGVARGCGWQHLAVFINLGTFYCIGMPVAGLLGFKFKLYAKGLWIGLVCGLSVQMIGLLLLSKFSKWTRVELSHA